The Naumovozyma dairenensis CBS 421 chromosome 1, complete genome genomic interval CCAGGAAAGAAAGTGGGTATCGTCGGTATTGGTGGTATCGGTCACATGGGTTTAATTTTCGCTAAGGCCATGGGTGCTGAAGTTTATGCAATTTCCCGTACATCtgcaaagaaagaagatgCTATGAAATTAGGAGCTGATCATTTCATTGCTACCAAAGAAGAACCAGATTGGGGTACTAAATATTTTGACACTTTCGATTTGATTGTCGTTTGTGCTAACTCTTTAACTGACGTTGACTTCAATGTTGTTCCTAAGGCTATGAAAGTGGGTGGTAACATTGTATCCATTTGTGTTCCTGAACAAAATGAAGTTTTAAATCTGAAACCATTCGGTCTATTGGGTGTCTCAATTTCCAACAGTGCCTTAGGTGGTGTCaaggaaattaaagaaCTATTAGACTTAGTTTCTAAGaacaatttgaagatatggGTTGAAACCCTCCCAATTGGTGAAGAAGGTGTTAAGCAAGCCTTTGAAAGAATGGATAAGGGTGATGTCAAATATAGATTTACCTTAACTGATTACGACAAGGAATTCTCCAAATAAAAACATAGGTATGTATAATAGTTGTCTAAACAATAGTTGATATTCTTAAATATAGCTAATTGAATGAACTTTGCATGATAAAACATTGCTCTTTACATTTTGTTTATAGTTTGTAAAAATACATAAAATATATCTCCTTGAGGAAATTCTCTCTGTCGCCAAAAAATCACTCCTcggaaaaaatatatcaatgTAATGGGGGGATGTACATACTTAGAACattgaattgaagaaacttGTAGAATTCTATAGAAAAGTATTTTATTAGAACAGCTTGCAAAATAAGGCATAATTGAAACAAGTATTTAAAGAACTTTCTACCTTAAAGTACGTCACCGAAGGATACTATTAAATTCTActccaaaaaaaaaaaacagCTCTCAAAAATCATAAATCATCATGTTCGCAGCTATTGCATCAGGAAACCCATTACAATTTTCCGAAGAAGTAGCCAACTCTAATGGATTACAACATACTATTGTTTTATCTTCAACAAAACCTAAATCATATTCTCATATTTCACTTTTCGTTTTACCAAATGTTACATTCCCAGAAGATTATATAGCGACAGTTTATTTTAAATTGAGTCCCCTAGAAGATTTTAAAATGTTTGGTTATCTTAGTGCTGAGAAACCCAGTGCTATTTTCAAAGTAAAATTACAATccactaataataacaataatctGAATAATACTGATACCAGGACTTCTCGAGATGGTATACAATATGGTGAAGGTTTAGGGGAGATTGATATGGACGAAGATGAGGATCAAAGTTTCCCACATAAGAACTCAATGAACTTCCATAATATTTCTCAATTAATTATAGGTATATCCATCGAGCCACGAATGGAAGGGATGGCTAAATTAGAAGCATGGAAAC includes:
- the OPI10 gene encoding Opi10p (similar to Saccharomyces cerevisiae OPI10 (YOL032W); ancestral locus Anc_7.99), giving the protein MFAAIASGNPLQFSEEVANSNGLQHTIVLSSTKPKSYSHISLFVLPNVTFPEDYIATVYFKLSPLEDFKMFGYLSAEKPSAIFKVKLQSTNNNNNLNNTDTRTSRDGIQYGEGLGEIDMDEDEDQSFPHKNSMNFHNISQLIIGISIEPRMEGMAKLEAWKHEMAMGSTQIPQMPPTSSSSSLALMKPTRNITTAGQLARLYPALTQELAGKIVQHAYNYLSGFLDSMGNVSIKRFDTWWDKFKKRLANDGTFLDEVTSS
- the NDAI0A08470 gene encoding NAD(P)-dependent alcohol dehydrogenase — encoded protein: MTSSTSPAKFQGIAVLDHKDWKNPKKVEFEPKPFYPNDIDIKIECCGVCGSDIHAAAGHWGDLEKPLVVGHEVIGTVVRLGENCNSGLKLGDRVGVGAQVFSCLDCERCKSNNEPYCPSFVTTYGQSYKDGYSSKGGYADYIRVHEHFAVPIPENIPSHLAAPLMCGGITVFSPLLRNGCGPGKKVGIVGIGGIGHMGLIFAKAMGAEVYAISRTSAKKEDAMKLGADHFIATKEEPDWGTKYFDTFDLIVVCANSLTDVDFNVVPKAMKVGGNIVSICVPEQNEVLNLKPFGLLGVSISNSALGGVKEIKELLDLVSKNNLKIWVETLPIGEEGVKQAFERMDKGDVKYRFTLTDYDKEFSK